A genomic segment from Rhinatrema bivittatum chromosome 19, aRhiBiv1.1, whole genome shotgun sequence encodes:
- the ECSIT gene encoding evolutionarily conserved signaling intermediate in Toll pathway, mitochondrial isoform X3, protein MFRKKPFIEESLVLRRAMTGFSQTSRPCASRGFRTGARGPSSKPAPPGRGPGWEARPEEKSLVTYEDFFDQVGRDGRSKAAFGQVLAAFCGRDVRRRGHVDFIYAALRKMPEFGVERDLRVYNALLDVFPKEVFVAQNAYQRMFNHYPRQQECGVQVLEQMETYGILPDAQTKFLLLQVFGQRSHPFLKYRRLMYWFPKFRNLNPFPVPKPLPRDPTDVARLSLRRMAADLDARITVYQMPSVDEEMGLKLPYIVGVQSPDQQSLLRRHNPDRPVYVEGPFPLWLKTTCVYYYILRAELPPPGEKEEEVVDAERNFYYPMQLDLDLERDLGDDDSFDVDEVEEGPVFAMCMAGAGDQATLAKWICGLQETNPALGRIPVVFRLDPGPHELQAGTEAEETPEEEAVHSREMKL, encoded by the exons ACTTCGCGCCCGTGCGCGTCACGCGGCTTCAGAACCGGCGCGCGCGGGCCCAGCTCTAAACCGGcgccccccgggaggggcccagGGTGGGAAGCTCGCCCCGAGGAGAAGTCCCTGGTGACCTACGAAGACTTCTTCGATCAGGTCGGCCGGGACGGCAGGAGCAAGGCCGCCTTCGGCCAGGTGCTGGCCGCCTTCTGCGGGAGGGACGTGCGGCGGAGGGGCCACGTGGACTTCATCTACGCGGCCCTGCGGAAGATGCCGGAGTTCGGGGTGGAGCGCGACCTCCGCGTCTACAACGCCCTGCTGGACGTCTTCCCCAAGGAGGTGTTCGTGGCCCAGAACGCCTACCAGCGCATGTTCAACCACTACCCCCGGCAGCAGGAGTGCGGCGTGCAGGTGCTGGAGCAGATGGAGACCTACG GGATCCTCCCTGACGCGCAGACCAAGTTCCTCCTGCTGCAAGTCTTCGGACAGCGGAGCCACCCGTTCCTCAAGTACCGGCGCCTGATGTACTGGTTCCCCAAGTTCAGGAACCTCAACCCCTTCCCGGTGCCGAAGCCCTTGCCCCGGGACCCCACCGACGTGGCCAGGCTGAGCCTGCGGAGGATGGCGGCAGACCTGGACGCCAGGATCACAGTCTACCAG ATGCCCTCAGTGGATGAGGAGATGGGGTTAAAACTCCCGTATATTGTAG GGGTCCAGAGCCCAGATCAGCAGTCTCTTCTGAGGCGGCACAATCCAGACCGACCCGTGTATGTGGAGGGTCCTTTCCCTCTGTGGCTGAAGACGACCTGCGTATATTACTACATACTGCGGGCAGAGTTGCCGCCGCCAggggaaaag GAGGAAGAGGTCGTGGATGCTGAGAGGAACTTCTATTATCCCATGCAACTGGATCTGGACCTGGAGCGGGACCTGGGGGACGACGACAGCTTTGACGTGGACGAAG TGGAGGAAGGTCCGGTCTTCGCCATGTGTATGGCTGGTGCTGGAGACCAGGCCACGCTGGCTAAGTGGATCTGCGGGCTGCAGGAAACCAACCCCGCCCTGGGCCGCATTCCCGTGGTCTTCCGCTTGGATCCCGGCCCCCACGAACTCCAGGCGGGGACGGAGGCAGAGGAGACGCCCGAAGAAGAGGCTGTTCACAGCCGGGAAATGAAGCTGTGA
- the ECSIT gene encoding evolutionarily conserved signaling intermediate in Toll pathway, mitochondrial isoform X1: MFRKKPFIEESLVLRRAMTGFSQVKGEAFVSLIRIVKERALIFQTSRPCASRGFRTGARGPSSKPAPPGRGPGWEARPEEKSLVTYEDFFDQVGRDGRSKAAFGQVLAAFCGRDVRRRGHVDFIYAALRKMPEFGVERDLRVYNALLDVFPKEVFVAQNAYQRMFNHYPRQQECGVQVLEQMETYGILPDAQTKFLLLQVFGQRSHPFLKYRRLMYWFPKFRNLNPFPVPKPLPRDPTDVARLSLRRMAADLDARITVYQMPSVDEEMGLKLPYIVGVQSPDQQSLLRRHNPDRPVYVEGPFPLWLKTTCVYYYILRAELPPPGEKEEEVVDAERNFYYPMQLDLDLERDLGDDDSFDVDEVEEGPVFAMCMAGAGDQATLAKWICGLQETNPALGRIPVVFRLDPGPHELQAGTEAEETPEEEAVHSREMKL; encoded by the exons ACTTCGCGCCCGTGCGCGTCACGCGGCTTCAGAACCGGCGCGCGCGGGCCCAGCTCTAAACCGGcgccccccgggaggggcccagGGTGGGAAGCTCGCCCCGAGGAGAAGTCCCTGGTGACCTACGAAGACTTCTTCGATCAGGTCGGCCGGGACGGCAGGAGCAAGGCCGCCTTCGGCCAGGTGCTGGCCGCCTTCTGCGGGAGGGACGTGCGGCGGAGGGGCCACGTGGACTTCATCTACGCGGCCCTGCGGAAGATGCCGGAGTTCGGGGTGGAGCGCGACCTCCGCGTCTACAACGCCCTGCTGGACGTCTTCCCCAAGGAGGTGTTCGTGGCCCAGAACGCCTACCAGCGCATGTTCAACCACTACCCCCGGCAGCAGGAGTGCGGCGTGCAGGTGCTGGAGCAGATGGAGACCTACG GGATCCTCCCTGACGCGCAGACCAAGTTCCTCCTGCTGCAAGTCTTCGGACAGCGGAGCCACCCGTTCCTCAAGTACCGGCGCCTGATGTACTGGTTCCCCAAGTTCAGGAACCTCAACCCCTTCCCGGTGCCGAAGCCCTTGCCCCGGGACCCCACCGACGTGGCCAGGCTGAGCCTGCGGAGGATGGCGGCAGACCTGGACGCCAGGATCACAGTCTACCAG ATGCCCTCAGTGGATGAGGAGATGGGGTTAAAACTCCCGTATATTGTAG GGGTCCAGAGCCCAGATCAGCAGTCTCTTCTGAGGCGGCACAATCCAGACCGACCCGTGTATGTGGAGGGTCCTTTCCCTCTGTGGCTGAAGACGACCTGCGTATATTACTACATACTGCGGGCAGAGTTGCCGCCGCCAggggaaaag GAGGAAGAGGTCGTGGATGCTGAGAGGAACTTCTATTATCCCATGCAACTGGATCTGGACCTGGAGCGGGACCTGGGGGACGACGACAGCTTTGACGTGGACGAAG TGGAGGAAGGTCCGGTCTTCGCCATGTGTATGGCTGGTGCTGGAGACCAGGCCACGCTGGCTAAGTGGATCTGCGGGCTGCAGGAAACCAACCCCGCCCTGGGCCGCATTCCCGTGGTCTTCCGCTTGGATCCCGGCCCCCACGAACTCCAGGCGGGGACGGAGGCAGAGGAGACGCCCGAAGAAGAGGCTGTTCACAGCCGGGAAATGAAGCTGTGA
- the ECSIT gene encoding evolutionarily conserved signaling intermediate in Toll pathway, mitochondrial isoform X2: MRSTRLLLRLAAEACGGLLAPGRARGPRETISWAQTSRPCASRGFRTGARGPSSKPAPPGRGPGWEARPEEKSLVTYEDFFDQVGRDGRSKAAFGQVLAAFCGRDVRRRGHVDFIYAALRKMPEFGVERDLRVYNALLDVFPKEVFVAQNAYQRMFNHYPRQQECGVQVLEQMETYGILPDAQTKFLLLQVFGQRSHPFLKYRRLMYWFPKFRNLNPFPVPKPLPRDPTDVARLSLRRMAADLDARITVYQMPSVDEEMGLKLPYIVGVQSPDQQSLLRRHNPDRPVYVEGPFPLWLKTTCVYYYILRAELPPPGEKEEEVVDAERNFYYPMQLDLDLERDLGDDDSFDVDEVEEGPVFAMCMAGAGDQATLAKWICGLQETNPALGRIPVVFRLDPGPHELQAGTEAEETPEEEAVHSREMKL; this comes from the exons ATGAGGAGTACCCGGCTGCTGCTGCGGCTGGCTGCAGAGGCATGCGGGGGCCTCTTGGCCCCGGGGCGAGCGCGGGGACCTCGAGAGACTATCAGCTGGGCTCAG ACTTCGCGCCCGTGCGCGTCACGCGGCTTCAGAACCGGCGCGCGCGGGCCCAGCTCTAAACCGGcgccccccgggaggggcccagGGTGGGAAGCTCGCCCCGAGGAGAAGTCCCTGGTGACCTACGAAGACTTCTTCGATCAGGTCGGCCGGGACGGCAGGAGCAAGGCCGCCTTCGGCCAGGTGCTGGCCGCCTTCTGCGGGAGGGACGTGCGGCGGAGGGGCCACGTGGACTTCATCTACGCGGCCCTGCGGAAGATGCCGGAGTTCGGGGTGGAGCGCGACCTCCGCGTCTACAACGCCCTGCTGGACGTCTTCCCCAAGGAGGTGTTCGTGGCCCAGAACGCCTACCAGCGCATGTTCAACCACTACCCCCGGCAGCAGGAGTGCGGCGTGCAGGTGCTGGAGCAGATGGAGACCTACG GGATCCTCCCTGACGCGCAGACCAAGTTCCTCCTGCTGCAAGTCTTCGGACAGCGGAGCCACCCGTTCCTCAAGTACCGGCGCCTGATGTACTGGTTCCCCAAGTTCAGGAACCTCAACCCCTTCCCGGTGCCGAAGCCCTTGCCCCGGGACCCCACCGACGTGGCCAGGCTGAGCCTGCGGAGGATGGCGGCAGACCTGGACGCCAGGATCACAGTCTACCAG ATGCCCTCAGTGGATGAGGAGATGGGGTTAAAACTCCCGTATATTGTAG GGGTCCAGAGCCCAGATCAGCAGTCTCTTCTGAGGCGGCACAATCCAGACCGACCCGTGTATGTGGAGGGTCCTTTCCCTCTGTGGCTGAAGACGACCTGCGTATATTACTACATACTGCGGGCAGAGTTGCCGCCGCCAggggaaaag GAGGAAGAGGTCGTGGATGCTGAGAGGAACTTCTATTATCCCATGCAACTGGATCTGGACCTGGAGCGGGACCTGGGGGACGACGACAGCTTTGACGTGGACGAAG TGGAGGAAGGTCCGGTCTTCGCCATGTGTATGGCTGGTGCTGGAGACCAGGCCACGCTGGCTAAGTGGATCTGCGGGCTGCAGGAAACCAACCCCGCCCTGGGCCGCATTCCCGTGGTCTTCCGCTTGGATCCCGGCCCCCACGAACTCCAGGCGGGGACGGAGGCAGAGGAGACGCCCGAAGAAGAGGCTGTTCACAGCCGGGAAATGAAGCTGTGA